AAGCTGCAGCTTTCTTAAGATAAGCAAAACCTTCAACGATTTCTTTTGGCATTGAAGCAGCTGGACCAATTTTAAAGTTATTTCTTGAACGTTCTGTTTGAGCGCCCCAATATTTGTCAGCAGGAACTTTTACTTCCCCCATGGTGTCTTTCTCAATTCTGTATTCCATTTTTTATTTTTATTATATTTACTTATCTCACAAATTTAAGAAATCGTTTGATGAAAGAAAAGTGATTAATGTTAGTATTTCTATAAATTTTATTTACTAAGTTTGTATCACATAAAAATAAAATCATGATTCAATTTTTAGGTTTCTTATTATTCTTAGTAATCGCTTTATGCGGATTTTGGGGTATCATCTTCTTTTCAACGATAGCTATCTCTTGGATTCCATTTTGGGTTGCGAATTTAAGAAAAGAAAAAGCAGGAATAGTAACAGCGGAAGATCCTCGTCCGATTTTACCAAATCAAGAAGGAATCACAGTATTATTCAAAAAATAATCGGCTGTAAAAAAAATTAAAAAGAGACTTGACGAAGTCTCTTTTTTTATTCTATTCAACTTTCAAATCATCATCTACATTACCTTCTAAATAACTCTTCAAACTAATTCGGATAATCTCTGACCATCCAGCTTCAAAACTTTCACGAGAAAAATTCTTGTCTTCTGGCGGAAATGACTCAATTCCTTCGTGAATTAACGTCAGTTTAGTTTGAGGAACAAATTCATTTTCTATCACTTCTAATAAAAAGGTAACAACAGAATCTCCTTCATAAACAGGATACTTCCATGTATATACTAATTTAGATTGTGGAGCAAAATCTACTATTTTACAATGATGTAAATACGAACCTCCGTAAAATTCGAATTCAAATCCTTCTTCTAGAACAAATTCATCAATATCAAAATACCATTTATCAAAAGCAGGTTTTGTCGTTAAAGCATCCCATACTTTATCTATTGACGTGTCAAAAATCTCAACGACTACAACGGGTTTAGCACTCATAATCTATTTTTTTATGTTTTTGCTTAATTTACTAATTATTTAATTATTATTTAAATTTCGGCCAAAATTAAATTGTTACATTTGTCTTTGTAAAATTTTAAAAATGAAATTTAATAAAACTTTTTTAAGTGTTTTAGGACTTTTTGCAGGGCTTTCTTTATATGCACAACAAGAAGTAAACCGTCCTAAATTAGTGGTTGGAGTTGTCGTAGATCAGATGCGTTGGGATTATTTGTACCGTTATCA
This portion of the Empedobacter stercoris genome encodes:
- a CDS encoding SRPBCC family protein yields the protein MSAKPVVVVEIFDTSIDKVWDALTTKPAFDKWYFDIDEFVLEEGFEFEFYGGSYLHHCKIVDFAPQSKLVYTWKYPVYEGDSVVTFLLEVIENEFVPQTKLTLIHEGIESFPPEDKNFSRESFEAGWSEIIRISLKSYLEGNVDDDLKVE